Below is a genomic region from Bradyrhizobium sp. 1(2017).
TTCCCGAACGTGTCGTTTATGAGTCCGCCTAGAGTAGTGACGTCGCTGACGTCTCCCAAGAAAGTCGTTCGACCCAGTCCCATGGTGGATTGCGGCGCAGCGTGCGCATCAGCGGGGTGCGTCTCGAGCGTTTTGGTAGCAAGCACTTCCCGAACTGATCCTTGCCCAGGGTGACGCCCATTGCGACAACGTATCGCCGCTTTGGGTTTATGGTGCGCTCGGAGGGCGTTCGCATTTTCAGCGATTTCAATGGGTTAGAGAGCGAGAAACGAACTGAGGTGCATTTCGCTCGCAAAAGTGCCTTTTAGCCGAATCGCTGAAGAAGAGCCCTGCCCTGTGCGAAGTTAGGTTAGCCCCACCGCTCATAACGGTCTGGCTGCAGGTTCGAGTCCTTCCGGGCCCACCAACGTGATCAATAGCTTACTTCGTTCTGGTTGTTAGCAGGGCGGTCGGCGCACCAGAAATCGTACCAGATATATCCGCCTTCTGTTCGCGAAGGCTCGCGCACGACTTCCACTGATGTGATCTTCCCGCTGCAAGTGCCATGTCCGCTAAGGGTTCAATCTCGGAAGCGGATTTTCGGGTCTGGGTGGTCCGCAAAGGGCCCAGAAGCCGACGTTGCGCCATAATCAAATCGCTCGGATTTTTAATTGTCGCGCAATCAGCTTTCGTTCTTCCCAGACCGTCGCATTTCCCGGCGCCATGCCGCTGGACTGACGCCAACCAGCGAGGAAAACACACGCGTGAAATGGCTTTGATGGGCAAACCCGGCAGATATTGCAATCTCGGCTAACGGTAAGTCGCGAATGGTCATTAGCTGCTGTGCCACTTTCACGCGCTGTCGCAGTAACCATTGATGTGGCGGAAGCCCGGTGGAAACTCGAAATGCTCGTGAGAAGTGGCTCACTGAAAGATCGAACTCAGCCGCGATCTGCGCCATCGAGAGCCTTCCGCTAAGATCAGATTCGATTTTTTGGCAGGCAAGCCTAGTTTGCCTCGGCGCAAGACCGCCGCGAGTGAGTTTAACCCTGCGCGAACGCCTGCCATAGTCCTGCGCGATATGCGCCGTGACCGCAATCATCGTATGATCGACGAATAGTTGATTAGCTTCCTCCGGACGATGCAACGCTTGCATCAGTGACGATCCCAGATGCCGAATAACGAGGTCGTCAACACCGACGCCAGGCTGGTAGAGGAGCCCGCTAATGCGGGATCCGATAGCCTGTCCGGCGATGTCGTCGAGTGCTGAGCGCGTCAGGTAGAAAAAGATGGAATGATAAGGTTTGTTGATCACATACTGCGGATCGCGTTCTAAATCATACAAATAGGTCGCACCAGCACGAATATCCGACTTGATGACACAGCGACCTCGCTCCCAGCACTCGCACTCGGTGTAGTCGCGCAATTTCAGGCTGACCAGATAGGCCTCCTCGCGGGTAAATCGGCCCGACAGACCTGGCACCGGAGTTTCGTTTCGTGTTTCGGTTACTGCGAGTTTGATGCCTCGCGGTAATCGCGTGATCATGGACGGCGGAGTGTCCACTTGACGCAAGAACTGTCCGTGTCTCTCTCCGAAGGCGCCAGCTCTACTCATTGAAGTCAGCTCTCGCTGTTAAATCGTGGCGAGACTACTCGTTCTCAGTGCGGATATTAATAAACCGCTTAGGGGCAGCCGCGCGACCCTGTTCTGGTACCGGAGTTCGATTGACGAACAAGTAAGTTCAGTTCCTGCCTACACAAGATCGTCTGATGGTCGCAATCTCTGACCTGCACGGACATAGCAGCTTTAGACAAAGATGGCAGCTTTAGACAAAGGTGGCAACTTTAGGCAAGACGACGGACTGTTGGAACTCTAGAAGCCGCGGAAACACGTTCAATCGAAACCTCTTAGCTTGAGGACATGACCGTGAGGCGAGGCCCGATCCTGCGCGAAGGCTCTCAGGGGCAGCCGGATAGCTCCGAACCGGACGCTCCTGCCCCCTCGTTCAACAAGCGCCCTCACGCGGATGCAGAGATGGCGCGGGTTCTCAGGACCAAGCCTGTTAGCATGGCAAAGGATTCCTCAAGCGGCGCAATCACGTTTTGGAAGCATGATCCTCTACACGACGTAGTCGGGGCCATGGCCGATCATGTCATCATGGCTTTTCCCGGAGCGCCATCGAGATTCGAGAGACGCTCCGGGAAAGAACATGTGACTGGAACGGCTCGCAGCGGAACAGTTACAGTCATTCCAGCGGGCTCGACCTCGCGATGGGATATTTTTCAGCCGTTGACCGTTGTGCAGCTCTACCTTCCGCAAACTACGCTCTTGCGCGTTGCGGCAGAGGCCGGCATGGCCGGCCCCGACGACCTTGTCGAGCGAACCGCGAATCCGGACCTCATAACCTCAAGATTGCTGCTGAGTGCAGTTGGTGCTCTGGACGGCAGTGCAGTACTGGACTCGCTATTCAGGCATCAGCTCACTGATCTTGTCGCGACACGTCTACTGGCCGCGTACTCGGGCTCCTTTTCAAGGCCAGTGCCGATTATCGGCGGGCTGTCGCCCAAGATTCTGGCCCGCGCAATTGAACGCCTGCGCTCGGATGTAGACGCGGACCTCTCACTTTCCGCGCTCGCATCGGATGCCGCCTTGTCGCGGTTCCACTTCTGCCGTGCCTTTAAGGAGAGCACTGGGGTCTCGCCACATGCATGGTTGCGGCAGCACCGGCTCGAACAAGCGATGCAGATGCTGCGCGAAACTGATGATTCAATCCTCTCCATCGCCGCGGCGCTCGGCTACGC
It encodes:
- a CDS encoding AraC family transcriptional regulator, with amino-acid sequence MPGLSGRFTREEAYLVSLKLRDYTECECWERGRCVIKSDIRAGATYLYDLERDPQYVINKPYHSIFFYLTRSALDDIAGQAIGSRISGLLYQPGVGVDDLVIRHLGSSLMQALHRPEEANQLFVDHTMIAVTAHIAQDYGRRSRRVKLTRGGLAPRQTRLACQKIESDLSGRLSMAQIAAEFDLSVSHFSRAFRVSTGLPPHQWLLRQRVKVAQQLMTIRDLPLAEIAISAGFAHQSHFTRVFSSLVGVSPAAWRREMRRSGKNES
- a CDS encoding helix-turn-helix transcriptional regulator; the protein is MTVRRGPILREGSQGQPDSSEPDAPAPSFNKRPHADAEMARVLRTKPVSMAKDSSSGAITFWKHDPLHDVVGAMADHVIMAFPGAPSRFERRSGKEHVTGTARSGTVTVIPAGSTSRWDIFQPLTVVQLYLPQTTLLRVAAEAGMAGPDDLVERTANPDLITSRLLLSAVGALDGSAVLDSLFRHQLTDLVATRLLAAYSGSFSRPVPIIGGLSPKILARAIERLRSDVDADLSLSALASDAALSRFHFCRAFKESTGVSPHAWLRQHRLEQAMQMLRETDDSILSIAAALGYASQTAFAAAFKKLTGESPSVWRTRVRK